A window from Chitinophaga filiformis encodes these proteins:
- a CDS encoding sugar-binding domain-containing protein, translating to MKRFGKTLLLSGLSCLLYAGSHGQSSWKMQPVAIQTRWASQVNPAKVLPEYPRPQMVREQWVNLNGLWQYAITDQAAQQPSSFDGEILVPFPVESALSGVKKPVLPNQRLWYKRSFERPATKEGERVLLHFGAVDWQTKVYVNGKEAGRHTGGYQHFSFDITPLLVSGRNELVAAVYDPTDQGPNPHGKQVLAPKGIRYTATTGIWQTVWLETVPAVAITGLVITPEVDEGYLSLTVNTSGDTDYTIETIAGTAGKMAGSVKGPANQPLKLPLRNAHLWSPEDPFLYDLSVKLVKNGAVKDKVSSYFGMRKIEVKKDDTGQERIFLNNKYTYNLGVLDQGFWPDGIYTAPTDEALRFDIAAIKGMGFNTIRKHIKIEPARWYYHADKLGMLVWQDMVTCASLEPDARAAFETENQANVDQLYNHPSIICWVLFNEGWYTYDQSRLTQWLQERDHTRLINGHTGENYGKDGPQDLAGKWANSDLADIHDYPGPGIAPALPGKARVLGEWGGVGVPVKGHQWNAAAGWGYVKITPSEMIDKYTSMVKRLKTYETAGQSGSIYTEPFDVEIEENGLITYDREVIKVPLETLRRIHAPFTAQERSKMLLPALALKNADTTSIPDPHRRQFLALLEMDADVKKTGNYQALTDTLSDYLSKGGTSFSPAKISSIAKKVFEGTNDTSLLQQALKWMEKAVDMERNSFTMSTYANLLYKLGKREEALKWMDKAVVLAPESEQPDYQVVMDKMQKGENTWP from the coding sequence ATGAAACGTTTCGGAAAAACCCTTTTGCTATCAGGCCTCTCCTGCTTACTTTATGCCGGCAGTCATGGCCAGTCCTCCTGGAAAATGCAGCCCGTAGCCATACAGACCCGCTGGGCCAGTCAGGTCAATCCTGCGAAAGTATTACCTGAATATCCCCGTCCACAGATGGTGCGTGAACAATGGGTTAACCTGAATGGTTTATGGCAATATGCCATTACTGACCAGGCGGCACAACAACCTTCCTCCTTTGATGGTGAGATCCTTGTTCCCTTTCCCGTAGAATCGGCCTTATCAGGCGTCAAAAAGCCCGTTTTACCCAATCAGCGGCTCTGGTACAAACGCAGCTTCGAGCGCCCTGCCACCAAAGAAGGAGAAAGGGTATTGCTACATTTCGGCGCAGTGGACTGGCAAACGAAGGTATATGTGAACGGCAAAGAAGCAGGCCGGCATACCGGCGGATACCAGCACTTCTCCTTCGACATCACTCCCCTGCTCGTCAGTGGCCGGAATGAACTGGTCGCAGCCGTCTACGATCCTACTGATCAGGGGCCTAATCCCCACGGGAAACAGGTACTTGCTCCCAAAGGCATCCGCTATACAGCCACTACCGGCATCTGGCAGACGGTATGGCTGGAAACCGTTCCGGCTGTTGCCATCACCGGCCTGGTGATCACTCCGGAAGTGGATGAAGGATACCTGTCGCTTACTGTTAACACCTCAGGCGATACAGATTATACAATCGAAACTATAGCCGGTACCGCTGGTAAAATGGCAGGTTCTGTAAAAGGCCCTGCTAATCAGCCATTGAAACTTCCGCTGCGTAATGCGCACCTCTGGAGCCCGGAAGATCCCTTTCTCTATGATCTCTCTGTTAAACTGGTGAAAAACGGAGCAGTAAAAGATAAAGTGTCATCCTATTTCGGTATGCGCAAAATTGAAGTAAAGAAGGACGACACAGGACAGGAACGCATTTTCCTTAACAACAAATACACCTACAATCTCGGTGTGCTGGACCAGGGATTCTGGCCGGACGGGATCTATACTGCCCCTACCGATGAAGCCCTCCGCTTTGACATTGCGGCCATCAAAGGAATGGGGTTTAATACTATCCGCAAGCATATCAAAATAGAACCGGCCCGCTGGTACTACCATGCAGACAAGCTGGGGATGCTGGTATGGCAGGACATGGTCACCTGCGCCAGCCTGGAACCCGATGCCAGGGCAGCTTTTGAAACTGAAAACCAGGCCAATGTGGACCAGCTGTACAACCATCCTTCTATCATTTGCTGGGTATTGTTCAATGAAGGATGGTATACTTATGATCAGTCCCGTCTTACACAATGGTTACAGGAAAGGGACCATACACGGCTTATCAACGGCCATACCGGTGAGAACTATGGCAAGGACGGTCCGCAGGACCTTGCCGGCAAATGGGCCAACAGCGACCTTGCCGATATACACGATTATCCCGGTCCGGGAATCGCCCCGGCCCTGCCGGGCAAAGCCAGGGTGCTTGGAGAATGGGGCGGTGTAGGGGTTCCTGTAAAAGGACATCAATGGAATGCAGCCGCAGGATGGGGCTATGTCAAAATCACCCCTTCCGAGATGATCGACAAGTACACTTCCATGGTGAAACGTCTCAAGACCTACGAAACTGCCGGACAGTCTGGCTCCATTTACACCGAACCATTTGATGTGGAGATAGAAGAAAACGGCCTGATCACCTACGACAGGGAAGTCATAAAGGTGCCCCTCGAAACCTTACGCCGGATCCATGCCCCTTTTACGGCCCAGGAACGCAGTAAAATGCTGCTGCCTGCCCTTGCATTAAAAAATGCAGATACGACGTCCATCCCAGATCCACATCGCCGGCAATTCCTGGCGTTACTGGAAATGGATGCCGATGTAAAGAAGACAGGGAACTATCAGGCACTGACCGATACCCTGAGCGATTACCTCAGTAAAGGCGGCACCAGCTTCTCACCGGCAAAGATCAGCAGCATAGCAAAGAAGGTTTTTGAAGGAACGAATGATACGAGCCTGCTGCAGCAGGCGTTAAAATGGATGGAAAAAGCGGTGGACATGGAAAGAAATTCCTTTACGATGAGTACTTATGCAAACCTATTATACAAACTGGGTAAGCGGGAAGAGGCATTGAAATGGATGGATAAGGCAGTTGTACTGGCGCCTGAAAGTGAACAACCCGACTACCAGGTGGTAATGGATAAAATGCAGAAAGGCGAAAATACGTGGCCATAA
- a CDS encoding DEAD/DEAH box helicase: MTFDELNLSRPLLNALSDLGYTTPTVIQQKVFSVVMSGKDVCGIAQTGTGKTFAYLLPCLRQFKFSKERFPQLLIVVPTRELVVQVVDAVKQLTPYMSVEVAGFYGGVNMNPQMEIAAGKLDVVVATPGRLVDIVLSGTLKLKAIKRVVIDEMDEMLNLGFRPQIQHILDLLPVKRQNLLFSATITEEVEQLIETNFNFPVTVEAAPVGTPLKNISQTGYHVPNFYTKVNLLELLLERDSSMTKVLIFVATKEMANELYEQLEAKYPEKAGVIHSNKEQNHRFNTVKKFKDGTYRFIIATDIIARGLDIAEVSHVINFDTPEIPESYLHRIGRTGRADKDGNAIIFIADRERERQEKIEALMNYQIPILPLPEDLVISDVLTDDEKPEVKMKNFLIKLPSREEAGPAFHEKLAKNKKVNVKISHADKMKLKYGKPKTRGAKPKRKR; this comes from the coding sequence ATGACTTTTGACGAATTAAACCTGAGCAGACCTTTATTGAACGCGTTGAGTGATCTGGGGTATACAACGCCTACCGTCATCCAACAGAAGGTGTTTTCAGTGGTGATGTCTGGGAAGGATGTATGTGGAATAGCCCAGACCGGTACAGGGAAAACTTTTGCGTACCTGCTGCCCTGCCTGCGACAGTTTAAATTTTCCAAAGAACGTTTTCCGCAACTCCTGATCGTGGTGCCTACCCGTGAGCTGGTAGTGCAGGTGGTAGACGCTGTAAAACAGCTGACGCCCTATATGAGTGTGGAAGTTGCGGGCTTTTACGGAGGCGTGAATATGAATCCGCAGATGGAAATTGCGGCTGGTAAACTGGATGTGGTCGTAGCTACGCCAGGGCGCCTGGTGGATATTGTATTGAGTGGTACGCTAAAACTAAAGGCCATCAAGCGGGTTGTGATAGATGAAATGGATGAGATGCTGAACCTGGGCTTCCGTCCGCAGATCCAGCATATACTTGACCTGCTGCCGGTAAAGCGGCAGAATTTACTATTCTCAGCCACTATTACCGAGGAAGTGGAGCAGTTGATCGAGACCAATTTTAATTTCCCGGTGACCGTAGAAGCGGCCCCTGTAGGTACTCCGCTGAAAAACATCAGCCAGACAGGCTACCACGTTCCCAATTTCTATACAAAAGTGAACCTGCTGGAGCTATTGCTGGAAAGGGACAGTTCTATGACGAAAGTGCTGATATTCGTAGCTACAAAGGAAATGGCCAATGAGCTCTATGAACAGCTGGAAGCCAAATATCCTGAAAAGGCGGGTGTGATCCACTCCAATAAAGAACAGAACCATCGTTTTAACACGGTGAAAAAGTTCAAAGACGGCACCTACAGGTTTATCATTGCTACAGATATTATCGCCAGGGGGCTTGACATTGCGGAAGTATCGCACGTTATCAATTTTGATACGCCGGAAATACCCGAAAGCTATTTGCATCGTATCGGTAGAACGGGCCGCGCTGATAAAGACGGTAACGCTATCATCTTCATTGCAGACAGGGAAAGAGAACGCCAGGAAAAGATAGAGGCGTTGATGAATTACCAGATCCCTATATTACCCCTGCCGGAAGACCTCGTGATCTCTGATGTACTGACAGATGATGAAAAGCCGGAAGTGAAGATGAAGAACTTCCTGATAAAACTGCCTTCCAGGGAAGAAGCCGGACCGGCCTTCCACGAGAAGTTGGCGAAGAACAAAAAGGTAAACGTGAAGATCTCTCACGCAGATAAAATGAAGCTGAAGTATGGCAAGCCCAAAACGAGAGGAGCGAAGCCTAAACGGAAAAGATAA
- a CDS encoding fatty acid desaturase family protein: MLTGKQLILATKPYAKETRWKSWYYTLSTAVILAGLFAGTAFLPWLFLRILCSILSGLVIVRMFVIYHDYQHHTILYQSRAAKLLFSAFGVFILAPASIWKRSHDYHHAHNSKLFTASIGSFPIMTQQKFLESTPAERRSYLAARHPVTILFGYISMFMVGMSLRSFTSSPSRHMDSLLALVLHFAAGTLLFIFMGWLSLLLLLIIPFFIACAIGAYLFYAQHNFPGVTFRDKEGWCHDTAAMASSSYMLMSPFWNWVTGNIGYHHIHHLNSRIPFYRLPEAMAAIPELQQAKTTSLSPRAIAACLKLKIWSPEVNKMITIRQLKMRPAPVRAMAV; the protein is encoded by the coding sequence ATGCTAACAGGAAAACAACTGATCCTTGCCACAAAACCATATGCGAAAGAGACCCGCTGGAAAAGCTGGTATTATACCCTTTCCACCGCGGTGATACTGGCCGGACTTTTTGCAGGCACTGCCTTCCTTCCCTGGCTGTTTTTACGCATTCTTTGCAGTATACTGTCCGGGTTGGTGATCGTCCGGATGTTCGTGATCTATCATGACTACCAGCATCACACTATTCTTTATCAATCAAGGGCAGCCAAATTGCTGTTCAGCGCCTTTGGCGTGTTTATACTGGCTCCTGCCAGCATCTGGAAGCGCTCGCACGACTATCATCATGCGCACAATTCCAAGCTGTTCACGGCCAGCATTGGTTCCTTTCCGATCATGACACAGCAGAAATTCCTGGAATCGACTCCTGCAGAAAGACGTTCTTACCTGGCTGCCCGCCACCCGGTCACCATCCTGTTCGGATATATCAGCATGTTCATGGTGGGTATGAGCCTGCGTTCCTTTACCAGCAGCCCTTCCCGGCATATGGATTCCCTGCTGGCCCTGGTATTGCATTTCGCTGCCGGTACGCTGCTGTTTATTTTTATGGGCTGGCTCAGCCTGCTCCTGCTGCTTATCATACCATTTTTCATCGCCTGTGCTATTGGCGCTTACCTATTTTACGCACAGCATAATTTTCCCGGCGTAACCTTCCGGGACAAGGAAGGATGGTGTCATGACACTGCTGCTATGGCGTCTTCCAGCTATATGCTGATGAGCCCTTTCTGGAATTGGGTAACCGGCAATATTGGCTATCATCATATTCACCACCTGAATTCCCGTATACCTTTTTACCGCCTGCCGGAGGCAATGGCGGCTATTCCCGAACTACAACAGGCCAAAACCACTTCACTGTCGCCCAGGGCTATTGCAGCATGCCTGAAACTGAAGATCTGGAGCCCTGAGGTCAATAAAATGATCACCATCAGGCAGTTAAAAATGCGACCTGCGCCTGTGCGCGCAATGGCTGTCTGA
- a CDS encoding C25 family cysteine peptidase translates to MSKEKKNQASADERRALAELQHIRTQVVQDRTIFNLEAVGRKYKLGQAYKSVRNLRLTDKDNIQLQTYNDYLSRYKHFLELKPLIEEKPRPSYPAGESYLNSYNKVRYTHGKVLVMVHADIFEKVQDRIHRYVLDLGRDGFWATIHVVQGGKPAYIRNYIRDKAPTGVVMVGAIPVAWFEMDDDFYGAHAEFPCDLFYMDTNGTWTDPDGNGRYNAVSGNVTPEIWVGRIWTPTAGGNDVALINNYFDRNHLFRMGALGHSRSALAYVEDDWTGFDDCEMDLMTPSAYITKYTNPDITDADLYKTEINKTRSFVQLCSHSSPYVHSFRVPAAGTTEWIDRSYFRDEHCPNANFFNLFCCSTARFTENDYLGGWYIFDKKGGETNMGLTVIGSTKTGSMLFFADFYEPIGKGSCIGAALTQWWQARGADHDLGERQWFYGISILGDPTLAWWKGAVPGLQDPADGAVFNHYPRTMTFRWAPVNIPGVTYSLEVDAFGAITGGQWAAESFRSLSVYHNITGTSFNHNSVGAQPGRWRVRAKVGDRYCSWSEWSYFRFTV, encoded by the coding sequence ATGTCAAAAGAAAAGAAAAACCAGGCATCAGCAGATGAAAGGCGGGCACTTGCGGAGCTGCAACATATCCGTACGCAGGTCGTACAGGACAGGACCATTTTCAACCTTGAAGCAGTAGGCCGTAAGTATAAACTCGGGCAGGCGTATAAAAGTGTCCGGAACCTGCGACTGACTGACAAAGACAACATACAACTACAAACCTACAACGACTACCTGTCGCGCTACAAGCATTTCCTGGAGCTGAAACCCCTTATTGAGGAAAAGCCCCGGCCTTCCTACCCGGCGGGAGAAAGCTACCTGAATAGCTATAATAAAGTTCGTTATACCCACGGCAAGGTACTGGTGATGGTACATGCTGATATCTTCGAAAAGGTACAGGACCGCATTCACCGCTATGTGCTGGACCTGGGCAGGGACGGCTTCTGGGCCACTATTCACGTGGTACAGGGAGGTAAACCCGCCTATATCAGGAACTACATCCGCGATAAAGCCCCTACAGGCGTCGTAATGGTAGGCGCTATTCCGGTGGCATGGTTTGAAATGGATGACGATTTCTATGGCGCACATGCTGAATTCCCCTGCGATTTGTTCTACATGGACACCAATGGTACCTGGACAGATCCTGACGGAAATGGCAGGTATAATGCAGTAAGCGGCAATGTTACACCCGAGATCTGGGTAGGACGTATCTGGACGCCTACCGCCGGCGGTAATGATGTGGCGCTGATCAACAACTACTTTGACCGCAATCACCTGTTTCGTATGGGCGCCCTGGGGCATTCCCGCTCCGCGCTGGCATATGTGGAAGACGACTGGACAGGGTTTGATGATTGTGAGATGGACCTGATGACTCCTTCTGCCTATATCACCAAATACACCAATCCCGACATTACAGATGCTGACCTGTACAAAACAGAGATCAACAAGACCCGTTCCTTTGTACAGTTATGCTCCCATTCCTCTCCCTATGTACATTCCTTCCGTGTTCCCGCGGCAGGTACTACAGAATGGATCGACAGGTCCTATTTCAGGGATGAACATTGTCCGAACGCCAATTTCTTTAACCTGTTCTGCTGCAGCACTGCGCGCTTCACAGAAAATGATTACCTCGGCGGATGGTACATCTTTGACAAGAAGGGCGGAGAAACGAACATGGGGCTAACGGTAATTGGCAGCACTAAAACAGGCTCTATGCTGTTCTTTGCAGACTTCTATGAGCCTATCGGCAAAGGTAGCTGCATAGGTGCAGCGCTCACACAGTGGTGGCAGGCCCGGGGTGCGGATCACGACCTGGGTGAAAGACAGTGGTTCTATGGTATAAGTATTCTGGGAGATCCTACCCTCGCCTGGTGGAAAGGCGCAGTACCTGGATTACAGGACCCTGCTGATGGAGCAGTGTTCAATCACTATCCACGCACCATGACCTTCCGCTGGGCGCCGGTAAATATACCGGGAGTAACCTACTCACTGGAAGTAGACGCCTTTGGCGCTATTACTGGCGGCCAATGGGCAGCTGAATCATTCCGCAGCTTAAGCGTATACCACAACATTACAGGCACCTCCTTCAATCACAATTCCGTAGGTGCACAACCAGGGCGTTGGCGGGTGAGGGCCAAAGTAGGCGACCGCTATTGCTCCTGGTCTGAATGGTCTTATTTCCGGTTCACCGTCTGA
- a CDS encoding c-type cytochrome, with translation MRLVVMMLFIFWTVTVVLMPIACRNDKAYWTPPDTADISHTAAGELVLYGRELIARTAVYLGPEGKIANISNGMNCQNCHLEAGTKFLGNNYAAAAANYPRFRERSGMVESLEKKINDCLIRSLNGTALDSNSREMRAMIAYIKWVGKDIAKGHRPPGSGIKELPYLPRAADTIKGKMIFERECVQCHGRDGSGKYDSSGINYLYPPLWGIHSYNTGAGIFRLTKLAGFVKANMPFGNAYLSEEEAWDVAAYVNSQLRPVKAFEGDWPLLSTKPVDVATGPFPDTFSVIQHKYGPFGPIVQSRKKKK, from the coding sequence ATGCGACTTGTTGTGATGATGCTGTTCATCTTCTGGACAGTAACGGTGGTTCTTATGCCCATAGCCTGCAGGAATGATAAGGCATATTGGACACCTCCCGATACTGCAGACATTTCTCATACCGCTGCGGGTGAGCTGGTATTATATGGCCGGGAACTCATAGCCCGTACTGCTGTTTACCTGGGGCCGGAAGGCAAGATCGCCAATATCAGTAATGGCATGAATTGCCAGAATTGTCACCTTGAAGCAGGTACTAAATTTCTCGGGAATAACTATGCAGCGGCAGCAGCAAATTATCCCCGTTTCAGGGAACGTAGCGGAATGGTAGAGTCGCTGGAAAAAAAGATCAATGATTGCCTGATCAGAAGCCTGAATGGCACTGCATTGGATAGCAACAGCCGCGAAATGAGGGCGATGATAGCCTATATAAAATGGGTCGGAAAGGATATCGCCAAAGGGCATAGGCCTCCCGGCAGTGGCATTAAGGAATTACCATACCTGCCAAGGGCGGCTGATACAATAAAGGGCAAAATGATCTTTGAACGCGAATGTGTGCAATGTCATGGCCGCGACGGAAGTGGAAAATATGATTCATCCGGTATAAATTATTTGTATCCGCCTTTGTGGGGAATACATAGCTATAATACGGGCGCGGGCATTTTCAGGCTGACAAAATTAGCAGGATTTGTCAAGGCAAATATGCCTTTCGGAAATGCATATCTTAGTGAAGAGGAAGCCTGGGATGTAGCGGCGTATGTAAATTCGCAGTTGAGGCCGGTGAAGGCATTTGAAGGTGACTGGCCACTGTTATCAACTAAACCTGTGGATGTGGCGACAGGGCCTTTCCCTGATACGTTTTCTGTTATACAGCATAAGTATGGGCCATTTGGGCCGATTGTACAGAGCAGGAAGAAAAAGAAATAA
- a CDS encoding alpha-L-fucosidase — protein sequence MLRRILLAVFGLAMCISASAQKTANDPAKEKWFMDLGLGMFIHWSVDVQVGAVISHSMAGASDDYLERFTTELPKTFNPHKFNPDDWAVLAKLAGMKYIVFTAKHHAGFCMWDTKTTPFNIMNTPFKKDATRAIFDAFRKQGIAIGVYFSPEDFYYLYKHKIPIGRMQLPQHFPEKNPGLMAYDKSQLKELLTNYGKIDFIFFDGPAEGLKEYAWELQPDIVVTRGQMNTPEQELPDAIMPGPWEACFTMGTDWQYKPTNDPQKSGTEMINMLIETRAKGGNLLLNVGPKPDGEIQIEQEALLRELALWNLANGEAVQGVRPWHIAREGNIWFTRGKDTSTVYAFVPGGKDWKYGERKDLVIRTLEGTPQTKVSILGYASELVEYKEGFDAGIYSQSTPVGLLISAVNGQRFYTDRKWPNPVVIKIENVKYRPVTASYKQSTIDGAK from the coding sequence ATGTTGAGACGAATTTTACTGGCAGTGTTCGGCCTGGCCATGTGTATCAGTGCCAGCGCACAAAAAACGGCCAATGATCCTGCGAAAGAGAAATGGTTTATGGACCTCGGACTGGGAATGTTCATTCACTGGAGCGTGGACGTACAGGTAGGCGCTGTGATCAGCCATTCCATGGCGGGTGCTTCCGACGATTACCTGGAGCGTTTTACCACGGAACTGCCCAAAACATTCAATCCGCATAAGTTCAACCCGGACGACTGGGCAGTACTGGCTAAGCTGGCAGGCATGAAGTATATTGTTTTCACAGCTAAACATCATGCCGGCTTCTGTATGTGGGATACCAAAACGACGCCTTTCAACATCATGAACACCCCTTTCAAAAAAGATGCGACCCGCGCCATCTTTGATGCCTTCCGCAAACAGGGGATCGCTATTGGCGTCTATTTCTCGCCCGAAGACTTCTATTACCTCTACAAGCATAAGATACCTATCGGCAGAATGCAGTTACCACAGCATTTCCCGGAAAAGAACCCCGGTCTGATGGCCTACGACAAGTCGCAACTGAAAGAGTTGCTGACCAATTACGGGAAGATCGATTTTATCTTCTTTGACGGTCCGGCAGAAGGACTGAAAGAATACGCCTGGGAACTGCAGCCGGATATTGTGGTGACCCGCGGACAAATGAACACGCCGGAGCAGGAGCTGCCGGATGCCATTATGCCCGGCCCCTGGGAGGCCTGTTTTACAATGGGGACCGACTGGCAGTACAAACCGACCAATGATCCGCAGAAATCAGGAACAGAAATGATCAATATGCTGATAGAGACCCGCGCCAAGGGAGGGAACCTATTGCTGAATGTGGGGCCCAAACCCGATGGAGAGATCCAGATAGAACAGGAGGCCCTGCTGCGCGAACTGGCACTCTGGAACCTGGCTAACGGAGAGGCGGTACAGGGGGTAAGACCCTGGCATATTGCAAGGGAAGGCAATATATGGTTCACCCGCGGAAAGGATACCAGTACCGTGTACGCGTTTGTACCGGGAGGCAAAGACTGGAAATACGGGGAAAGAAAGGACCTGGTGATCCGTACACTGGAGGGTACACCCCAGACCAAAGTGTCCATCCTTGGGTATGCCAGTGAGCTGGTGGAGTATAAGGAAGGCTTTGATGCAGGCATTTATTCCCAGTCAACACCAGTGGGGCTGCTGATCAGCGCTGTGAACGGACAACGTTTCTATACTGACAGGAAGTGGCCAAACCCCGTGGTGATAAAGATCGAAAATGTAAAATACCGGCCGGTGACGGCGAGCTATAAACAGAGCACAATTGATGGTGCTAAATAG
- a CDS encoding glycerophosphodiester phosphodiesterase family protein has translation MKRTFLLQIAMIIVAAHACAQQKTDVQAHRGGRGLMPENTIPAMLHAVDLGVRTLELDCVISSDNKVVVSHDVYMSAAFIRKPDGTDITKEEEKQYALYTMTYDSIRKFDVGTKPYPQFPEQAKMKVYKPLLADLIDSVEAYVKKHHLKPVYYNIETKCSPDGDDKYHPKPDVFARMVMDVIKKKKIADRVTIQSFDVRTLQVIHKTDPKQTLALLIMNKETFAANLEKLGFTPAVYSPYYLLVTPELVKEAHDKKVQVLPWTVNEVSDMEKMMSLQVDGIISDYPDRLVKVAGSYQQK, from the coding sequence ATGAAACGTACTTTTCTTTTACAGATAGCAATGATAATAGTTGCTGCACATGCTTGCGCCCAGCAGAAAACAGATGTACAGGCACATCGGGGTGGAAGAGGTTTAATGCCGGAGAATACTATTCCCGCCATGCTGCACGCCGTTGATCTTGGTGTAAGAACATTGGAACTGGACTGTGTGATCTCTTCAGATAACAAGGTGGTCGTGTCTCACGATGTGTACATGTCTGCTGCATTTATCCGGAAACCTGACGGTACTGATATTACGAAGGAGGAGGAGAAGCAGTATGCATTGTACACGATGACCTATGATAGCATCCGTAAATTTGACGTCGGTACAAAACCATACCCGCAATTTCCGGAGCAGGCAAAGATGAAAGTATACAAGCCGCTGCTGGCAGATCTGATCGATAGCGTGGAAGCCTATGTGAAAAAGCATCACCTGAAGCCGGTATATTACAATATTGAAACAAAATGTTCCCCTGATGGCGATGACAAATACCATCCTAAGCCAGACGTGTTTGCCCGAATGGTCATGGATGTGATCAAGAAAAAGAAGATCGCTGACAGGGTAACCATACAATCTTTCGACGTACGTACGTTGCAGGTGATCCACAAGACAGACCCGAAACAAACGCTGGCGCTACTGATCATGAATAAGGAAACTTTTGCCGCTAACCTGGAGAAACTCGGATTTACACCTGCTGTTTATAGTCCTTATTATCTGTTGGTTACACCCGAGCTGGTAAAGGAGGCTCATGATAAAAAAGTGCAGGTTTTACCGTGGACGGTGAATGAAGTAAGCGATATGGAAAAGATGATGTCCCTCCAGGTAGATGGGATTATTTCCGATTATCCCGACAGACTGGTAAAGGTGGCGGGAAGTTATCAGCAGAAATAA
- a CDS encoding lysophospholipid acyltransferase family protein, whose amino-acid sequence MLTYYIVLPFIYLISLLPFPLFYGVCDVMFLLLYYVIGYRKKVVLQNLQNAFPDKSPQEIEKIRRRFYRYFCDLLLETFKTLTISRAAAIRRCKLTPEAQALFDRYAAENKSIMIVMGHYGNWEWAGNTFSLQGKHHLYVVYHPLSNKYFNGLMYRMRTRFGTGLISMKDTFRDMVAHKSELDATAFIADQTPAPNSAYWTNFLHQDTPVFQGTEKIARKMNYPVVYVRVQRVKRGYYEISARTLFDQPAATKDGEITTAHTQALEHDICAHPEFWLWSHRRWKHRRPEAAKQPAEQQIATA is encoded by the coding sequence ATGCTGACTTATTATATCGTACTACCGTTTATCTATCTTATATCCCTGTTACCATTCCCGTTATTTTACGGTGTTTGTGATGTGATGTTCCTTTTGCTGTATTATGTAATTGGTTACCGTAAGAAGGTAGTACTTCAAAACCTGCAAAACGCTTTCCCGGATAAGTCTCCGCAGGAGATTGAAAAGATCCGCCGCCGGTTTTACCGTTATTTCTGCGATCTGCTGCTGGAAACGTTCAAGACACTGACCATTTCCCGTGCCGCCGCCATCAGGCGCTGCAAACTCACACCGGAAGCACAGGCCCTGTTTGACCGCTATGCAGCCGAAAACAAAAGCATTATGATCGTGATGGGGCATTATGGCAACTGGGAGTGGGCAGGTAATACTTTCAGCCTCCAGGGGAAACACCACCTCTATGTGGTATACCACCCCCTCAGCAATAAATATTTCAACGGACTGATGTACCGCATGCGTACCCGTTTCGGTACAGGCCTCATTAGTATGAAAGATACTTTCCGCGATATGGTAGCGCACAAAAGCGAACTGGATGCTACTGCTTTTATAGCCGACCAGACACCTGCACCAAACAGCGCTTACTGGACCAATTTCCTGCACCAGGATACACCTGTTTTCCAGGGCACCGAGAAGATTGCCCGTAAAATGAACTATCCGGTAGTGTATGTGCGGGTACAGCGCGTAAAACGCGGTTATTACGAGATCTCCGCACGTACGCTCTTTGACCAGCCGGCGGCTACCAAAGACGGAGAGATCACCACAGCTCATACCCAGGCATTGGAACATGATATCTGCGCTCATCCCGAGTTCTGGCTCTGGAGTCACAGAAGATGGAAACATAGACGGCCAGAGGCGGCAAAACAACCTGCTGAGCAGCAGATAGCCACCGCCTGA